A region of Salvelinus alpinus chromosome 24, SLU_Salpinus.1, whole genome shotgun sequence DNA encodes the following proteins:
- the LOC139552450 gene encoding A-type potassium channel modulatory protein KCNIP1-like isoform X2, translated as MGAVVGTLTMQTKQRRRPSRDKIDDELEMTMVCHRPEGLEQLEAQTNFTKRELQILYRGFKNECPSGVVNEETFKHIYAQFFPHGDASTYAHYLFNAFDTTNNGSIKFEEFVMGLSTLLRGTMREKLEWTFHLYDINNDGYINREEMTEIVRAIYDMMGKYTYPALKGDVPKQHVDAFFQKMDKNKAGVVTLEEFIVTCQEDEMMMRSMQLFENVM; from the exons ATGGGCGCAGTGGTGGGCACTTTGACCATGCAGACCAAGCAGAGGAGACGACCATCCAGAg aCAAGATTGATGATGAGTTGGAGATGACCATGGTGTGTCACAGGCCTGAGGGTCTGGAGCAGTTGGAGGCCCAGACCAACTTCACCAAGAGAGAGCTACAGATCCTCTACCGCGGCTTCAAGAAT GAGTGTCCGAGTGGAGTGGTGAATGAAGAAACATTTAAACACATCTACGCCCAGTTCTTCCCCCATGGAG ATGCCAGCACTTACGCTCATTATCTCTTCAATGCATTTGACACAACAAACAATGGATCCATTAAGTTTGAG GAGTTTGTAATGGGACTGTCTACACTGCTGCGGGGCACTATGAGAGAGAAGCTGGAGTGGACTTTTCATCTTTACGACATCAACAACGATGGATACATTAACAGAGAG GAGATGACTGAGATTGTGAGGGCCATTTACGACATGATGGGGAAATATACCTACCCTGCACTCAAGGGAGATGTCCCTAAACAGCATGTGGATGCTTTTTTCCAG AAAATGGATAAAAACAAAGCTGGAGTTGTGACTTTAGAGGAGTTCATTGTCACATGCCAGGAG gATGAAATGATGATGAGATCCATGCAGCTCTTCGAAAATGTGATGTAA